The Candidatus Equadaptatus faecalis genome contains the following window.
CGGCGAAACAAAAGAGCTCATAGACCTTCTGCCGCACTTCAAACGCATAGGAGCTCCTGTCATAGCGGTTACCGGCAATCCTGAATCCACACTTGCAAAAGACGCTGATTTCCTTCTCAACACTCACGTTGAAGCTGAAGCAGACCCTCTCGGGCTTGCGCCTACAAGCAGCACAACGCTGCAAATGGCAATGGGGGATGCGGTTGCCGGAATGACGACGCTTCTGCTCGGACTTGAAAAGGAAGATTTCGCGCGTTTCCATCCTGGCGGTTCTCTCGGGAAGAAACTGCTGCTCCGTGTCGGCAATCTTATGGCGAAAGACGCGGAACTTCCGGTAGTCAGCGAGAGCGCTCTTGTTTCGGACGCTCTGTTTGAAATCACGAGCAAAGGCTTCGGCGCGACAGCCGTTGTTGACAAAAACGGCGTTACGGAAGGTATTTTTACGGACGGCGACCTACGCCGCCTAATGGAGAAAAAGGGCGACGGAGCGCTGAAATGCTCCGTTACCGAAGGCATGACAAGAAATCCCAAGGTTGTGCGCGAAAATGACCACGTTACCGCAGCTCTCAACCTTGTTGAAAAATTTGAAATTTCGGCGCTGCTTGTGGTGAACGACGAAAACAAACCTGTCGGCATGCTTCACGTGCACGACATTCTGAAAGCAGGGGTGGCGTAAACGTCTCTTCTCAAAACGATATACGGGCCTCTTGCAGACCTTGTATTCCGTATAACGCTGAAAAAAAACAGCCGCCGGTACACTGAAGGCATTGACGAAAGAATGGGAATGCCGCAGGCGGAAAAGTTGTCCGTGCTTAAAGGACGGCCGCTTTGGATACACGCGGTGTCTGTCGGCGAAGTGCAGGCGGCTTCGGCGCTTATCAAAGAGATCAGGACGCGCGGCTTCAGCCGTCAGATAGTGCTCTCCACAACCACGGAAACGGGAAAGGCAATGGCGATGCGCCTTTCGGAAGGTCTTTTTGACCTTCACGTCTATTATCCGTGGGACAACAGAAAATACATACGTTCGGCGCTTGACAGGATAAACCCTGCGGCGTTCATTGTGCTTGAAACCGAAATATGGCCGAACATGCTTTGGGAGCTGCAGGCGAGAAAGATACCGGCGTTTCTCGCAAACGGCAGAATATCGGAAAGAACCTGGAAAAATATACAAAAATATCCCGTTGCGAAAAAACTTTTCAGTGAGCTGTTCGGCATCTTTGACGGAATATTCCTCAGGGAGCAGCTGGATTTTGACAGACTGCGCGCGCTCGGCATATCCGAAGAAAAAATAAAAGTCACCGGCGACCTGAAAATCGACGCCCTGCTGAACAGAATTCAGCCCGAGGCAAAAGAAAAGTGGCAGACGTTGCTTCACGCGGAAAAAGGGCAGCTTTACGTTGCTGGCAGCACACACACCGGTGAAGACGAAATCGTTGTGTCCGCGTTTGAAAAGCTTAAGGAAACGTCGCCGAATGCAAGGCTTATCCTTGCCCCGCGTCATCCCGAACGCGCGGAAGCGCTCTGCACGCAGTTTAAGAACAGCTTCAAAATCTGCAGACTCTCGGAGCTGACGGAAGATTTTGAAATAGTTGTAATAGACAAAATAGGCGTACTTTTCGAGTTTTACGGCGTTTCCGAAGCGGCATTCATAGGCGGCAGCTTTACGGACAACGGCGGACAAAACATACTGGAGCCTGTTGCCTGGGGAACTCCGGTGCAGTACGGACCTCACATGGAAGACTTTGCGGAGGCGTCGCAGGAATTTCTGTCGCGCGGAATCTCATCTCAGCTGAACAGCGCGGAAGAGCTTGCTGAAACGTGGTGCGCAATAGCGGAAGGAAAAACAGATGTTGAAGCGGTGCGTGGGCAATGCAGGCAATACTTTGCCGAAAAGGCGGGCGCTGCCTGCAAAATATGCGACGCTGCTGCCAAAAGCATGGAATAAAAGGGCAAAAAACAGCAGGGAGGCTGCATTTATGAACATAAACAGGGAACTCATCGGAAAATTTTACGACGAACTTGACGAACGTTCAAAAGAAACGCTCGACGCTTCCGTAAAAAAAGCAGTTGAAGCAAAAAAACGCGGCGGCAAAATCGCAGTCGTAACAGGTTCAGGCCCCAATCTTCACGAAGGCGTCACAACGCTTGTCGCCGAACTCATCAGCAAAGGCATAGTTGACGGCGTAACCACAAGCTCTGCCGTTATCAACCATGAGATGGGCGGAGTGCTTGACAGAGTCAAAATGTGCGGCGCTGCCCAGCTCGGCTTTGACGAAAAAGTCATGCCGCGGGGCAACGTATTTGAATTTACCGACATGACTGACGAACAGCTTGACGAACTCGGAAAAGAAATGCTGCTTGACCGTGAACTGCTTGCAAAACGGCATGACGCGGAAGGTCATTTCGTAACGAAAGCAGCGGCAAACATGGCGTATCCG
Protein-coding sequences here:
- a CDS encoding KpsF/GutQ family sugar-phosphate isomerase, which produces MSLPYERKEKNLPDSLLLATAKGILAKEAEELEKAAEKIDADVVEAARVISRCKGRLVVSGLGKSGHVGRKTAATFASLGVPAFFLHSAEAWHGDLGMVCREDVGYFISNSGETKELIDLLPHFKRIGAPVIAVTGNPESTLAKDADFLLNTHVEAEADPLGLAPTSSTTLQMAMGDAVAGMTTLLLGLEKEDFARFHPGGSLGKKLLLRVGNLMAKDAELPVVSESALVSDALFEITSKGFGATAVVDKNGVTEGIFTDGDLRRLMEKKGDGALKCSVTEGMTRNPKVVRENDHVTAALNLVEKFEISALLVVNDENKPVGMLHVHDILKAGVA
- a CDS encoding 3-deoxy-D-manno-octulosonic acid transferase → MPQAEKLSVLKGRPLWIHAVSVGEVQAASALIKEIRTRGFSRQIVLSTTTETGKAMAMRLSEGLFDLHVYYPWDNRKYIRSALDRINPAAFIVLETEIWPNMLWELQARKIPAFLANGRISERTWKNIQKYPVAKKLFSELFGIFDGIFLREQLDFDRLRALGISEEKIKVTGDLKIDALLNRIQPEAKEKWQTLLHAEKGQLYVAGSTHTGEDEIVVSAFEKLKETSPNARLILAPRHPERAEALCTQFKNSFKICRLSELTEDFEIVVIDKIGVLFEFYGVSEAAFIGGSFTDNGGQNILEPVAWGTPVQYGPHMEDFAEASQEFLSRGISSQLNSAEELAETWCAIAEGKTDVEAVRGQCRQYFAEKAGAACKICDAAAKSME